Proteins co-encoded in one Campylobacter jejuni genomic window:
- the recA gene encoding recombinase RecA yields the protein MDDNKRKSLDAALKSLDKTFGKGTILRLGDKEVEQIDSIGTGSVGLDLALGIGGVPKGRIIEIYGPESSGKTTLTLHIIAECQKAGGVCAFIDAEHALDVKYAKNLGVNTDDLYVSQPDFGEQALEIVETIARSGAVDLIVVDSVAALTPKAEIEGDMGDQHVGLQARLMSQALRKLTGIVHKMNTTVIFINQIRMKIGAMGYGTPETTTGGNALKFYASVRLDVRKVATLKQNEEPIGNRVKVKVVKNKVAPPFRQAEFDVMFGEGLSREGELIDYGVKLDIVDKSGAWFSYKDKKLGQGRENSKAFLKENPEIADEITKAIQNSMGIEGMISGSEDDEGEE from the coding sequence ATGGATGATAATAAAAGAAAATCTCTAGACGCTGCCCTAAAAAGTTTAGATAAAACCTTTGGAAAAGGCACTATCTTAAGACTAGGGGATAAAGAAGTCGAGCAAATCGATAGCATAGGCACAGGTTCAGTTGGACTTGATCTTGCTTTAGGTATAGGCGGTGTTCCAAAAGGAAGAATTATAGAAATTTATGGGCCTGAAAGTTCAGGTAAAACTACTCTAACTCTACACATTATCGCAGAATGCCAAAAAGCAGGTGGGGTTTGTGCTTTTATCGATGCAGAACATGCACTTGATGTGAAATATGCTAAAAATTTAGGTGTAAATACAGATGATTTGTATGTTTCTCAACCTGATTTTGGAGAGCAAGCCTTAGAAATTGTAGAAACTATAGCAAGAAGTGGTGCAGTAGATCTTATTGTAGTAGATAGCGTTGCAGCACTTACCCCAAAAGCAGAAATTGAAGGCGATATGGGCGATCAACATGTAGGACTTCAAGCAAGACTTATGTCTCAAGCTCTAAGAAAACTTACAGGTATAGTTCATAAAATGAATACCACAGTAATTTTCATCAACCAAATTCGTATGAAAATCGGTGCTATGGGTTATGGTACTCCTGAAACCACAACAGGTGGAAATGCATTAAAATTTTATGCTTCTGTGCGTTTAGATGTTAGAAAAGTAGCAACCTTAAAACAAAACGAAGAACCTATAGGAAACCGCGTTAAAGTAAAAGTAGTTAAAAATAAAGTTGCTCCTCCATTCAGACAAGCTGAATTTGATGTGATGTTTGGAGAGGGTTTAAGCCGTGAAGGTGAATTGATCGATTATGGTGTAAAACTTGATATCGTAGATAAAAGTGGTGCGTGGTTTTCTTATAAAGATAAAAAACTTGGACAAGGTAGAGAAAATTCAAAAGCTTTCTTAAAAGAAAACCCTGAAATTGCAGATGAAATCACAAAAGCGATTCAAAATTCTATGGGAATAGAAGGTATGATCAGCGGTAGCGAAGATGACGAAGGAGAAGAATAA
- a CDS encoding menaquinone biosynthesis family protein, with protein sequence MKKITIAHSPDADDIFMYMAIKLGWIGNDFAYENTALDIQTLNEFALKNEFDATAISFGLYPLIASEYALLSTAVSFGEGYGPKLIKKKDTHLKRNFKVALSGANTTNALIFRMKYPEARIIYKNFLDIENAVLSGEVDAGVLIHESILEFDQSLCVEAELWDIWLEFAKENLPLPLGGMALRRSLPLSDAIKIERDLTNAVKIADANRKILAPMLMERKLIRVNEEKLDTYLNLYANKNSISMNQTQLLAVDTLFKLGYDYKFYDKIIHVNDYLIPSEYEEARNS encoded by the coding sequence ATGAAAAAAATTACTATTGCACATTCTCCTGATGCTGATGATATTTTTATGTATATGGCTATTAAATTGGGGTGGATAGGGAATGATTTTGCTTATGAAAATACAGCTTTAGATATACAAACTTTAAATGAATTTGCCTTGAAAAATGAATTTGATGCTACGGCTATTTCTTTTGGGCTTTATCCTTTAATTGCTTCTGAGTATGCGCTTTTAAGCACAGCAGTGAGTTTTGGTGAAGGTTATGGGCCAAAACTCATCAAGAAAAAAGACACGCATTTAAAAAGAAATTTTAAAGTCGCTTTGAGTGGAGCAAATACCACCAATGCTTTGATTTTTCGTATGAAATACCCTGAAGCAAGAATTATTTATAAGAATTTTTTAGACATTGAAAATGCAGTTTTAAGTGGTGAAGTAGATGCAGGAGTTTTGATCCATGAAAGCATTTTAGAATTTGATCAAAGTCTTTGCGTGGAAGCAGAACTTTGGGATATATGGCTTGAATTTGCTAAAGAAAATTTACCTTTGCCTTTAGGTGGAATGGCTTTGCGTCGCTCTTTGCCTTTAAGCGATGCGATTAAGATCGAAAGAGATTTAACCAATGCTGTAAAAATTGCCGATGCAAATCGTAAAATTTTAGCCCCCATGCTTATGGAAAGAAAACTTATCCGTGTTAATGAAGAAAAACTTGATACTTATCTTAATTTATATGCCAATAAAAACTCTATTAGCATGAATCAAACTCAACTTTTAGCTGTAGATACGCTTTTTAAACTAGGATATGATTATAAATTTTATGATAAAATCATACATGTAAATGATTATCTTATCCCTAGCGAATACGAAGAAGCTAGAAATTCTTAA
- the fliQ gene encoding flagellar biosynthesis protein FliQ, with translation MDESTLVALGVQTFKITLLLSLPMLLAGLIAGLVISIFQATTQINEMTLSFVPKIILVVVILIFLMPWMTTTMIDFTENILNQIPTFIK, from the coding sequence ATGGACGAAAGTACCTTAGTTGCTCTTGGAGTGCAAACCTTTAAAATCACACTTTTACTTTCCTTGCCTATGCTTTTAGCAGGGCTTATTGCAGGGCTTGTAATCAGCATTTTTCAAGCAACTACACAGATTAACGAAATGACACTTTCTTTTGTTCCTAAAATCATCTTGGTTGTAGTTATTTTAATCTTTTTAATGCCTTGGATGACTACAACTATGATTGATTTTACTGAGAATATACTAAATCAAATTCCAACTTTTATCAAATGA